The genomic window AGGGCCGCCCGCCCATGAGCCAACGCGCCGTCGACGTCAGCACCGTCATGCTGGCCGGGAGCGTCGCCTCGGTCCCCGTCGGCGGGATCACCTGCCTGGTCCTGTGGACCCTGGACGCCGTCAACCCGGTAAACCTCGCCATCGGCGGACTCACCCCGGTCGCGATCCTGCTCGCCGCCGGCGCCCTGCTGAGCCGCCTCAAGGGAGTCCACACCGAGCACCACCACCACTACTCCGGCCCGGTCCACCAGGACCTCAGCACCACCACCACGAACACCGCCAAGGGCGTGCTCGCCGTCAACCGCAGCCGCCACGACAGCCGCTGATCCGGGCACCCCGCCCGGCCCTCGCCCTCTGCCCCGGCGGGCGGGCGAGGACCGGACAGGCCGCCCGGCCTCACGCACCACCACCCCGCCCCCTCAACAGAACGGAGAACCCGTGGCCGTCATAGGCGTGCTGACGGAGCCGACCCCGCCGACCTGGTGGAAAGCGAACCGGCACAAGGTCTACGGCGTCGCCGGACTGCTGATCGGCTACTGGATCGGCAGCCACCTGCACGCCGCCCCCGGCCAGCCGGAGCAGCCACGGCCGGCCCACAGCACCCCCGCGCCGACCACGCCCGGCCCGCAGCGCACGCACGCGGCCCCCGCCCATCCCTGACCCGGTTACCGCCCGCGCCCCCGCCGACCATCAAGGCCGGCGGGGGCGCGGCCTGTTCACCGACGCCCGGAGGAACCCGACCGTGCTCATTCCCCGCCCGCGCCGCCGGATCGGCCGGCCCCGCCCGCAGCGCCCCGGCCCCCGCTACCCGCACCGCCCGCTGCCACTGCCCGCCACCTGGAGGCGGTGATGCCGCGCACCAGGAAGCACCGCCGCCGTGACGAGACAGTGCGGTTACTGCGCGGCGCGCAGGGACTGCCGGAGTACGACCGGGGCGCCTGCCCCGACCACCTCCTCACCCGCCGCCAGCTCCGGGACCGCGCCCTGGCCAAGGGCGGACAGGAACCGGTCGGCATCCTGCGCTGCGCTCACTGCCGCTACACCCCGCAGTGGTCATGCCGACATCCCATGCGCGGCTACCTGTACGACGTGCACCAGGCCGTGCCCAAGCGGATTCCGACGCTCGCGCAGGAGTGGGCGCTGGACCGTGCGATGGCCGCCAGGCAAACGTGCCCCGGTCCGTGTGGCCGCCGGTACATCTACTGCCTCCCGCTCAAGACGCTCGGCACGTGCCTGGAGTGCCACGACGGCACCCCGGCCGACCCGACCACCTACACCCTGCCCGCGGCCGCCGCCCACCGGCTCGCCGCCTGACCCGAGAGGACACCCCGCCCGTGACGACTCTGCCAGACACTGGTCCCGCGACGTCATACACCCTGGACCAGGCCCTGGACGACGCGGTCCGCGACACCGACGCGAAGATCAGCCGCACCGACAGCAAGGCCTCGCTGTTACTGGCGTTCGTCGGTGCCGTCCTCGCCGGACTCGGCTCCCTCGTAGACGACCACCTGCCGGTCCTGACCGCCATGGCCGGCGGCCTCGCCGTCCTCGCCCTGGCGCTCGCGGCCGTCCTGCTGCTCCTGGTCGTCCGGCCCCGTCTGTCCGGTGCCGACCGCGCCTCGTTCCCGTACTGGGCCCGCCTGCTGGACGACCAGCTGATCCTCACAAGCATGACCGGCGACACCCGCGCCGCCCGCATCCGCGTCATGTCCCGCATCGCCGTCCGCAAGTTCGTCGTGCTGCGCCGCGCGGTCGACCTGATCCTGCTCGCCCTGTTCCTGCTCGCGCTCGCCGCCGCCGGCCTCGCCCTGTAGATCCGCCCCGGGGCAGACGTCACGGCGTCCAAACACATGCGCCTGCCCCGGGCCTTCCCACCCCGTACGAAACGAGAGGGAGAGCCCAAGTATGACCCCCGCCTTACGCGTTCACGCCCGGATCGGGCACCGCGCACTCCTGGTCACCGCCGCCGCCCTGCCGCTGACCGGCTGGACCGTCCACGCGTACACGCTGCACCGGCAGCTCGCTGCGTCACGCCGTGACCCGCTCACCGGTCTGCTGCGCCGCGACACCTACACCGCCCGCGCCCACCGGATCCTCGCCCGCCACGGCGGCACCGCCGTCGTGGTCCTGGTCGACGTCGACCACTTCAAGGCCGTCAACGACACGTTCGGGCACGCCGCCGGAGACGCCGTCCTCGCCGCAACCGCGGACCGGCTCACCGCGTGGGCGGGCCCGCACGCATCTGCCGGCCGCCTCGGCGGCGACGAATTCGCAGTCGTCCTGCAGCTGGACGTCGCCGCCCGCGGCCGCCGCTTCGAGCAGCTGCTGCGCGTACTCCACACCCCGGTCGTCCTGGACGACGGCCGCACCGTCGACGTCGCCGTCTCCGTCGGGGCCGCCGCCCCCGACGCGATCGGCACCCGCGACCTGAGCGCGCTGCAGCGGGCCGCCGACGCGGCGCTGTACGCGGGCAAGCACTCCGGCCGCGTCACCTTTGCGGGTCCCGAGCACACCGCCGTCCCGGCCGTCAACGGCCGTCGCGCCGGCCGCCCGGGCACCGCGACGTGGGGGAGGGCGGCATGACCATCTACCCGCACGGCACAGAACACCCACGGTTCCCCCGGCCCCAGAGCCAGACGCCCACGCAGTGCCAGCTCACCCCGCAGCTGTTCGACTTCGAGTACGGCGACTGCAACCGCAAGCAGCCGGAACTGGAGCGGGCCCGCCGCGCCTGCTCCCGCTGCCCGCTGGCCGCAGACTGCCTGCTGTGGGCGCTGGTGAACAAGTCCCTCACCCCCGTCGGGATCATCGCGGGAACCACCCCCCGGCAGCGCAAGAAGCTCCGCGACCGGCTGGCGGCCCGGCTGGGACCGGACTGGATCGACGTCCTCGCCAACCAGGACCAGGCCCGCCGCAACCGGGCCGCCGCCCCGGGCCGTGCCGCATGAGTACCGCGCCTCGGCTCGCGTCCGCGTCGGACGGCAGCAACAAGAAGCCGAACAAGAAGCCGTTCGTGCCGGGTCTGGTGCCGCCGCCCGGCGCCCTCCTCGACTGGGGCGACGGCCGGCACTTCGACCACCAGCGGGACAAGCCGTGCGTGCTGTGTGACAAGCCCACGCCGATGCGGTCCCACGCTGACGAGCCCGTGCACAAGGCCTGTGCGGAGGCGTGGATCGCCGCCAACTCCGTGGAAGCACGGTTGGGCCGGTTCGCCTCCGACGCCAAATCTCAGCCCAAGAAGCCCAAGGACCAGGGCGCCCACGCCTGACGCAAGGAGAGCTCATCCATGAGCAGCACCCGGCGCGACCGTGACCGCGCCCTCGCCTACCCCGAACCGCCGGCCTCCCCGTGCTGGCACCGCCACGGCCCGAAACCCACCCCGCTCACCCCCGAGCAGCAGCGACACAACCGCGAGGCACTCGCCCTCGCCCTGCACGCTCCCCGACCCCGCGCCCCGCGCACCTCCCACACCCTGACCGTCGGAGCCGACTCGTGACCGACCAGACGACCACCGCCCCCGACAGCACCCCCCAGCACCCAGCCAAGCCGCCGCCGTCCTGCTCGCCGCGCACCCCGACCTGCCCGCCGACTCCGTCGACGTCACCGACGTACCCGGCCTCGGACTGACCGCCCTGATCCAGGTCCCAGACACCCGCGCACTGCGCGACTGGGCACGCGCCCTCGGCGTCCGCGCCCACTGGACGGGGGCCAGCGGCTACGGCACCACCTACCCCCGCCAGAACGGTGCACCGGACTGGCTGTGGTGGCGCGTCGCGTACATCGACACCGCCGCCGGCCTCCCGGTCCGGCTGTGGGCGCTGGAGGCCTCCGCCCACCCCCGCGCCCTGGCCACGTTCCTCGCCAGCACCATCCACCCCGCCACCCGATCGGAGACACGATGACCAGCACCCGCTCATACGCGCCGGACAGCCCGCTCGCGGTCCTGCTCGCCCTCGCCACCGACACCGTCGGCCCTGACGAGACCGAGCAGCGCGAGGACGCCGAGACCGCCGCCGCCCACCACGTGTACAACGCCTACGCGCACACCCTCGCCTCGGTGGTCGACGCGTGCGACTGGCAGGGCTACCCGTCCGTCACCGTCGACGGAGGCCGCCGCCTCGAACCGTCCGCCGTCGCCTGGCTGGACGGCGGCGCGTGGCTGCACCACACCCTCCGTATCAGCGAGGCCGACGGCGCCACCGACGCCCTCACCCTGGTGGTGCCCTGCACCTGCGGGCGCGGCTACGTCGACATCCTGCTCGACACCGAGGACGCCCTGATCGAGATCCTCACCGAACTCGCCCCCACTCACGGCCGCTCGCCGCACATCACCGACGCCGCCGTCGACTGCCACAGCATCCGCACCGCCCCGGCCCTCTACCGGCTCACCTCCTGACCACCCGGGCGGCCCGCCGGCACACGGCGGCCGCCCCTCCCGGATCGCAGCACCCCGACCCGAAGGGACCCCATGCACGCCACCACCAGCAGCTCCCGCCCGCCGATCGTCGTCCTGTGCGGCTCCACCCGCTTCTGGGAGCAGTTCGCCGAGGCCACCCTGTACGAGACGGCAGCCGGCCGGATCGTCCTCGCGCCCGGCTGCAACCTCCGGCAGCCGCACCCGCTGTGGGCGACCCCCGAGAAGGCCGACCGCGTCAAGCGGATGCTCGACACCCTGCACCTGCGGAAAATCGACCTCGCCGATGACGTCCTGGTCGTCAACCCCGGCGGCTACATCGGCGACAGCACTCGCCGCGAGATCGAATACGCCCGCACCCTCGGCAAGCCGATCCGCTACACCCACCCCGCCGACGGGAGCGACCGTGACTGACCCGACGGCCTGCCGCACGGGCCCCGCCGACACCCCGCCAATCGAGTTGGTGTCGTTCGGCTTCCTGCACCTGGGCACCGACCCCCAGGGCCGCCCGGTCCTGCCCTACGCCGACCGTATCGAGGACGTACGCGACCGGCTGCGCGACCCGGCCGCCGCCCGCACCATCCTCGACCTGGACGGCCATCACCCCCGCGTCCAGGACGTCGTCCTCGCCACCCCCGGCGCCCGCGAACTCCTCGACAACCTCACCGACTACGCCACCCTCCCCGACGGGCCCCGCCGCATCGCGATCGGCTGCGCCGGCGGCCGCCACCGCGCATGCGCACTCATCGAACTGCTCGCGCAGCGGCTCGCTGACCGGCACGTCCCGACCGTGGCTAAGCACCTGCACACCCATCTCCCCCGCGTCATGAAGAACTGAGCCATCGACCACAAGGGCCCGGCCCCCGCAGATACGGGGGCCGGGCCCTCTTTGCGTTGGTGTGGCAGGTGAGCAGTGTTCCTGGCAGCGCTCGTCGCCGGATTATCACGCCGTGATAATCCGGCGCCCCTACTGACAAGACCAGCCCAGCTGCCTTCCCTCAGCCGGAAGTTGCCGAGGGCGCGGTTCTTGCGGGGCGCGCCCACCTCCCGCGAAGTCGCCACCATCGGGGGAACTGGCCTCCCCTGGTGAACTGGCTCCCCACCTACCAGCTGAGCAGTTCTCGGATCTTGCCAAGAAGATCAGTCAATGCAGTGGCTGCCACAGAGGCTGTGCCCACTGCTGCCACCAAGCGATCAACGACCCGTTGAAACCGCTCGCGCTGCTGGGGTTCCCCCACCGGCGCCGTGATTACAGCCTGGAGCTCCTGTGCACTGGCGAGTGCTTGAGGCCCGTCTTCCAGGGTGCCGTCAGCCGCGCTATTGCGCACGAGCGTGATGATCGCGAGCGCGATCTCTTGAGCGGTGGGCTGACTGGCAGCAGCCACATTGTTCGTCATGTGGTGCTGGTGGTGATGCCCCTGGGCGAGGTTTCCCTGATTGAACGGAGCGCTGAAGTGGCTGTCTCCGCTGGCGGCCATGTTGTCGATCCTCTCAGCCAGGACGATGGTGGACGCGTTGGGCGCGAAGGGCGGGGCTCCGTCGGCGTCGCCCTGGTTGCTGTCTCGATCGCTTCGGTCTTCACCGGCCCGCACCCCGAACCATGTGATCGTCAGACCCCAGGGAGCCGCTGCCTCGGCAAGAACGCCCCGAATATGGTCGCTGAGCTCCCGAAGACCAACAGCCGCGTTGTCACTGCTCAACGTTGCGATGGAGTTGGAGAGCTCGTAGAGCATTCGCTGTTCGAGCGCCACGATGTAGTTGGACACGTTGTACGTCGCAGCGCGCGGATCGTAGATCCGGAACATCACAGTGACCAGGGCCGGAACGCTTACTCCGTCCCTCGCCGACACCACGTAGACCGGGAACATCACGACCTGCTCACGCAAGTCGAGCCGGTTGCGTATGGAGTCGACGAACGGAATGACCAGGTTGAGGCCGGGCTTGGCCGTCTTGGAGTACCGGCCGAACCGCTCAACCACGGCGGCACTGTACTCGGGAATGGCCTGTACCAGCTTCAGTGCGCCGAGACCGGCCGCGCCTACGCCGGCTAGCAACGCGGTCGTCCTCAACTTGTTCACTGGCCCCCGGTTCCTCAGCCGTTCATTCCGTCCGGGCGTATCGCCGTATCACCGCTGTCCGACCCCGCCCTCGCGCCTGCCGCTTCTCACGGCCGGTACTTCCCTTCACGGCAGACGCTTACGCAACCGGCGATCTGTCCACGCCACTTGACGCAGCACTGCCTTGGTAGAGGGCCTGAGTCACGATCTGCCTACAGCACAACAGGTGACGCAGGCAGATTCATGGCTGCGGCCAGGAAGGGCTGTCCATGCTGCTCGATGTGCAGGGCCTGCTGGGCCGCCATCTGCAGTGAGAGCTGTGCTGGATTATCACGCCGTGATAATCCGTGCCGCTCCGCCGACGCCAGCAGGCGATTATCACGGCGTGATAATCCAGCACCCCGCTAGCAGGGTGAAACCCTGTCAGACCTCCCGAACCGGGTGACACAAGAGCGGGAAGAGTCAGTAAGGTGACGTCGTGGCCTCTCCATACCCTGAGGGAGACCGGGAAAAGGTGGCGTCCAAGCTCCCCCCGGCGCTCCAACGCGAACTGAAGATCCGGTGTGCCGAACTCGGCCTGGACATCCAGGATGCCGTCGAAGCCGGCATCACCTCCTGGCGGGCAAGCACCCGCCCCTTGCCCGAGATCGACACATCGGGCGCCAAGTCGTTCTCACCGTGGCTCCCGCCAGGCCTGTACGACGACCTCAAGGCCACCTGCGCCGATCGGTCCGTCTCCTACACGCAGGGCCTCGCGCAGAGCGTCAGGCTCTGGTTGGACGAACACCCCTCCCCGCAGGACGCTCAGTCCGCCGACCCGGTGCGGATCATCAACGCCAACCAGAAGGGCGGCGTCGGCAAGACCACGGTGTCCCTCGGGATGGGCGAGGCCTACGCCGAAGACCCCGAAGCCGCCCGTACCGCGCTCATCCGGTACGTCGACTCCCTCGCCTACGGCGACCTCAAGCGCATAGGGAAGACGAAGGCCGACGTCCAAAACCTGCTTGAGCGGGCGACGGTCGGCGGCCGGCGGGTCCTGGTCGTCGACTACGACCCGCAGAGCCATCTGTCCGACCAGCTCGGTATCCCGCAGATCCAGCCCGGCCGGGAAAGCCTCGTCTCCCACATGATCGGTGAGGCGGAAAGCGACCTGCGCGACCTGATCGTCACCGTCGAAGACCCGCGGTTCGGACGGCGCCTGGACGTACTGCCCGGCGCGTTCGACGGATTCGTTCTCGACTCCCGGCTCGCCCTCACCGCGGCCCAATCCCGCGGCTTCCAGAAGGAAGTGGCTCTGGAGCGGGCGCTGAGGCCGATCGAGAACGACTACGACGTCATCATCATCGACTGCCCGCCCAGCCTCGGTCTGGCCATGGACGCAGCCCTCTACTACGGCCGCCGGCGCCGCAACGAACGCCCCGGCCACTCCGGTGTCCTGATCCCGGTCCAGGCCGAAGACAGCTCAGCGACCGCGTACCGCATGCTGGTCGACCAGATCGAAGACCTGCGCAAGGACCTCGGTCTCGACATCGACTACCTCGGCCTGGTGGTCAACCAGTACGACGCACGACGCGGCTACGTGGCCACATCATCCCTGGACCAGTGGGCAAGCCTGGAAGACCAGCGCGTCCTGGCCGTCCTGGACGACCTGAAGGAACAGCGCGAAGCGGTCCGCGTCAAAGAGCCGTTGCTCTCGTACGCGGCGCACTCGAAGCAGGCCAACACCATGCGACTGATCGCGATGGAGGCAAACCCGTGAGCAAGGCGGCCCAACTCGGCAACGGAAGCGCGTTCGGCGCGGCGGCCACCGCCCGCAGCTCCCGCCGCGATGTCATCGGGCACGCCATCGGCGACGGCGACACCCCGGCGGCAGCAGTCACCGACCTGCCAGTCACGCAGATCAGCGAGAACCCCGACAACCCGCGCAACCACCTGCGCAACCTGGACGACACCGTGGCGTCCGTCCGTGAAGTCGGCATCATCCTGCCCATCGTCGTCGCCACGACCGAGGCCTACCTCCACGACCGGCCCGACCGCACCGACGACTTGGACGACGGCGCCCACTACGTCGTAGTCGACGGCCACCGACGCCTCGAAGCCGCCCGCCGCGTAGGCCTGGCCACCATCCCCGTCCGCGTCGACAACGCCCGCGTCAGCACCGACGAGTCCCTCCTCGAGGCCGCGTTCATCGCGAACTACCACCGCGACGACATGACCGAACTCGAAGAGGCCCACGCGCTCCAGCAACTGGTGACCTACTACGGCAGCCAGACCAAGGCCGCCCGGCGACTGGGCATTCCCCAGAACACCATCTCCAGCAAGCTGTCCTTGCTGAAGCTGTCACCGGAACTCCAGAAGGACCTCGTCACAGGCGAGCGGACGGTAGAGCACGTACGCAACCTGGGCAAGCTCTCCCCCGCAGACCAGAAGAAGAAGGCGGACGAACGCGCCGCTACCGCCGGCCACCGCAAGGCCATCCGCCAGACCCCTGAAACTCAGGGACCTGCTGGCCCCCCAGCCGACGACACCGCGGCGCCCGGGCAACTATCACGCCGTGATAACCCCGGCACGACGCCGCCGGAGCAGGACAGGTCACCGCGAAGCCAGACCACAACGGTTCCGGAACCGCGTGCCAACGAAGACGCGTCGCCTGAGGGCGACCAGACCGCGGACCGGCGACCGACGAAGCCATTCCCCTACGACAGTGGATTGGACGCGGCGCATCTCCTCATCCACAAGATGACGCCTGAGGAGTTCAACACGATGCTGGACGTGCTCAACAAGCACCGCGACAGGCAGACCATCGCCTAACGGCGAACCGGTCGGTCGTGGTCGTGGTCGGCCCGACCACGACCACCGCCGATCACGCATGTCCCTCACAACGAGACCGACCACCGCGCCGACCATTGCAGGTCAGGACGTAACTGTGGTCGTGCCGGGACTTTGAGCAGACCGTAAGCTGAGGGGGCTCGGGGCCCGCCATCACGGAGGTCTGCGATGCCCCGGAGTATCTGGTCCGGCGCGATCAGCTTCGGTCTGGTCACGGTGCCGTGCCATGTGGTCAGCGCGTCTGAGGACCATTCGGTGCGCTTCCACCAGTACCACCTGGAGGACATGGCCCGGGTGAGGGTGCGTAAGTTCTGCGAGGTCGAAGACCGCGAGGTGCGCTCCGACGAGATCGGCAAGGGCTACGAACTCACCAAGACCCAGGTCATCCCCATCACTGACGAGGACCTGCGGAATCTGCCGCTGCCCACGGCGAAGGCGCTGGAGATCCACGGGTTCGTGCCGTGGGAGTCCATTGATCCGCTCCGGATCGGTGAGGGCTACTACCTCCAGCCCGACGGGCAGGTGGCCGTCAAGCCGTACGAACTGCTGCGCCAGGCGCTCGCCCGGTCTGCGCGGGTCGCGGTCACGAAGTTCGCATGGAGCGGCCGCGAGCGGCTGGGGCTGCTCCGCGTGCGGGACGACGTGATCGTCTTGCACGCGATGCGCTGGCCCGATGAGGTCCGCGACCCCGCCGAGTTGTACCCGCCGGAGGCGGACGTGTCGGACGCGGAGGTTGATGAGGCGGTGGAGCTGATCGAGCGGATGACCACCGACCGCCTGGAGGGGCCGGACTTCGTGGACCACTACACCGAGGCGCTGGAGAAGGTGATCGAGGCGAAGCGGGAGGACCGCGAGCTGCCGGAAGCGCCGGAGCCGGAGAAGCCGGCGGGCAAGGTGCTCGACCTGATGGCCGCCCTGCAGGAGTCCGTGGACAAGGCGAAGGCCTCGCGCGGCGAGGACACTGGGACCGACGCGCAGGTCCATGAGATGCCCGTGAAGAAGACTGCGAAGAAGGCCCCGGCGAAAAAGACCGCGGCTGCGAAGAAGAGCACGACGGC from Streptomyces sp. Ag109_O5-10 includes these protein-coding regions:
- a CDS encoding SPFH domain-containing protein codes for the protein MNKLRTTALLAGVGAAGLGALKLVQAIPEYSAAVVERFGRYSKTAKPGLNLVIPFVDSIRNRLDLREQVVMFPVYVVSARDGVSVPALVTVMFRIYDPRAATYNVSNYIVALEQRMLYELSNSIATLSSDNAAVGLRELSDHIRGVLAEAAAPWGLTITWFGVRAGEDRSDRDSNQGDADGAPPFAPNASTIVLAERIDNMAASGDSHFSAPFNQGNLAQGHHHQHHMTNNVAAASQPTAQEIALAIITLVRNSAADGTLEDGPQALASAQELQAVITAPVGEPQQRERFQRVVDRLVAAVGTASVAATALTDLLGKIRELLSW
- a CDS encoding RNase adapter RapZ; this encodes MTDPTACRTGPADTPPIELVSFGFLHLGTDPQGRPVLPYADRIEDVRDRLRDPAAARTILDLDGHHPRVQDVVLATPGARELLDNLTDYATLPDGPRRIAIGCAGGRHRACALIELLAQRLADRHVPTVAKHLHTHLPRVMKN
- a CDS encoding ParA family protein, translating into MASPYPEGDREKVASKLPPALQRELKIRCAELGLDIQDAVEAGITSWRASTRPLPEIDTSGAKSFSPWLPPGLYDDLKATCADRSVSYTQGLAQSVRLWLDEHPSPQDAQSADPVRIINANQKGGVGKTTVSLGMGEAYAEDPEAARTALIRYVDSLAYGDLKRIGKTKADVQNLLERATVGGRRVLVVDYDPQSHLSDQLGIPQIQPGRESLVSHMIGEAESDLRDLIVTVEDPRFGRRLDVLPGAFDGFVLDSRLALTAAQSRGFQKEVALERALRPIENDYDVIIIDCPPSLGLAMDAALYYGRRRRNERPGHSGVLIPVQAEDSSATAYRMLVDQIEDLRKDLGLDIDYLGLVVNQYDARRGYVATSSLDQWASLEDQRVLAVLDDLKEQREAVRVKEPLLSYAAHSKQANTMRLIAMEANP
- a CDS encoding GGDEF domain-containing protein, producing the protein MTPALRVHARIGHRALLVTAAALPLTGWTVHAYTLHRQLAASRRDPLTGLLRRDTYTARAHRILARHGGTAVVVLVDVDHFKAVNDTFGHAAGDAVLAATADRLTAWAGPHASAGRLGGDEFAVVLQLDVAARGRRFEQLLRVLHTPVVLDDGRTVDVAVSVGAAAPDAIGTRDLSALQRAADAALYAGKHSGRVTFAGPEHTAVPAVNGRRAGRPGTATWGRAA
- a CDS encoding Pycsar system effector family protein → MTTLPDTGPATSYTLDQALDDAVRDTDAKISRTDSKASLLLAFVGAVLAGLGSLVDDHLPVLTAMAGGLAVLALALAAVLLLLVVRPRLSGADRASFPYWARLLDDQLILTSMTGDTRAARIRVMSRIAVRKFVVLRRAVDLILLALFLLALAAAGLAL
- a CDS encoding Ku protein encodes the protein MPRSIWSGAISFGLVTVPCHVVSASEDHSVRFHQYHLEDMARVRVRKFCEVEDREVRSDEIGKGYELTKTQVIPITDEDLRNLPLPTAKALEIHGFVPWESIDPLRIGEGYYLQPDGQVAVKPYELLRQALARSARVAVTKFAWSGRERLGLLRVRDDVIVLHAMRWPDEVRDPAELYPPEADVSDAEVDEAVELIERMTTDRLEGPDFVDHYTEALEKVIEAKREDRELPEAPEPEKPAGKVLDLMAALQESVDKAKASRGEDTGTDAQVHEMPVKKTAKKAPAKKTAAAKKSTTAKKTAGKKTTAKKAAARKPRRSA
- a CDS encoding RRQRL motif-containing zinc-binding protein — its product is MPRTRKHRRRDETVRLLRGAQGLPEYDRGACPDHLLTRRQLRDRALAKGGQEPVGILRCAHCRYTPQWSCRHPMRGYLYDVHQAVPKRIPTLAQEWALDRAMAARQTCPGPCGRRYIYCLPLKTLGTCLECHDGTPADPTTYTLPAAAAHRLAA
- a CDS encoding ParB/RepB/Spo0J family partition protein translates to MSKAAQLGNGSAFGAAATARSSRRDVIGHAIGDGDTPAAAVTDLPVTQISENPDNPRNHLRNLDDTVASVREVGIILPIVVATTEAYLHDRPDRTDDLDDGAHYVVVDGHRRLEAARRVGLATIPVRVDNARVSTDESLLEAAFIANYHRDDMTELEEAHALQQLVTYYGSQTKAARRLGIPQNTISSKLSLLKLSPELQKDLVTGERTVEHVRNLGKLSPADQKKKADERAATAGHRKAIRQTPETQGPAGPPADDTAAPGQLSRRDNPGTTPPEQDRSPRSQTTTVPEPRANEDASPEGDQTADRRPTKPFPYDSGLDAAHLLIHKMTPEEFNTMLDVLNKHRDRQTIA
- a CDS encoding WhiB family transcriptional regulator, which codes for MTIYPHGTEHPRFPRPQSQTPTQCQLTPQLFDFEYGDCNRKQPELERARRACSRCPLAADCLLWALVNKSLTPVGIIAGTTPRQRKKLRDRLAARLGPDWIDVLANQDQARRNRAAAPGRAA